The Silvanigrella paludirubra genome includes a window with the following:
- the secE gene encoding preprotein translocase subunit SecE, giving the protein MNEVSQIAYRYAALFYGIIAAYFWYIFYSLWGFLGKNYFPQDVSSVFSIQNSNFHIVSIVIATVLTLALTAGLIIHSKLKEFIVDVGDELSRVAWPTFKEAQKTTAIVIALVIVSSIVLFFADMVFLKVINLIMSTAA; this is encoded by the coding sequence ATGAATGAAGTTTCTCAGATAGCTTATCGTTATGCTGCTCTTTTTTATGGAATCATAGCCGCTTATTTTTGGTATATATTTTATTCTTTGTGGGGATTTTTAGGGAAAAATTATTTTCCTCAAGATGTATCCAGCGTTTTTAGTATCCAAAATAGCAACTTTCATATTGTAAGTATTGTGATAGCTACGGTTCTTACTTTAGCACTTACAGCTGGTTTAATAATACATAGTAAACTCAAAGAATTCATTGTAGATGTTGGAGATGAGCTATCTCGAGTGGCATGGCCTACATTTAAAGAAGCTCAAAAAACAACAGCCATAGTTATTGCACTTGTAATTGTTTCTTCCATCGTTTTGTTTTTTGCAGATATGGTATTTTTAAAAGTGATTAATCTAATTATGAGCACAGCAGCTTAA
- a CDS encoding PilZ domain-containing protein: protein MSLSDNNDEKRQFERYKSSIPVIIQKKGNIGTCECTLLDVSLNGFSVRLESGKFKIDVDDNFLLIIDPKLFDIEINDKIIINSICKRIDLETLIIGSVFYKNTESIDNYIKIIVNSFKKINENDY, encoded by the coding sequence ATGAGCTTATCTGATAATAATGATGAAAAACGTCAATTTGAGAGATATAAAAGTAGTATTCCTGTTATTATCCAAAAAAAAGGGAATATAGGAACTTGTGAATGCACTTTACTTGATGTTTCGTTAAATGGTTTTTCTGTTCGTTTGGAAAGTGGAAAATTTAAAATTGATGTTGATGATAATTTTTTATTAATTATTGATCCAAAATTATTTGATATTGAAATAAATGATAAAATTATTATAAATTCAATCTGCAAAAGAATTGATCTAGAAACATTAATAATTGGTTCGGTTTTTTATAAAAACACAGAAAGTATTGATAATTATATTAAAATCATTGTAAATAGTTTTAAAAAAATAAATGAAAATGATTATTAA
- a CDS encoding tetratricopeptide repeat protein has product MSLVLELPDDLSFLIIDESDSFRNVMAAGLKSLGFKFVSQAPSSMIALENLRTKSINFVICELEMPVINGIELLKEIRDASDINRTAFLMISSNATREDIALLAEYEIDGFLKKPFSFQSLAQKIPSCMYNYNDPNNIESYFQEAKSYLKKGEISIALIKYEGLLRKSPNSCRARIGLATCYRALKNYVKAENLCKQAIEKNGLYVQSFDEMGRIYMAMNKIEEAIKFFKQAVSLSPNNPLRYEKITNLLIEQQRFKEAEGFLETATSGGVVYTNIYEQYGRTLFYQKKLEKASLYFEKALIQDPNNRSLINLMGICLKDLNKYEEALRYYNSAIKAYPSDTKVLFNKALCFFEMKEFEKSKKLCEYILTLDPNNQKAIKKIQEIELMPAQ; this is encoded by the coding sequence ATGTCTCTAGTACTTGAGCTTCCTGACGATTTATCATTTCTTATAATAGATGAAAGTGATTCTTTTCGTAACGTAATGGCTGCAGGGTTAAAATCACTTGGTTTTAAATTTGTGAGTCAAGCTCCATCTTCAATGATTGCATTAGAAAATTTAAGAACTAAAAGTATTAATTTTGTTATTTGTGAACTAGAAATGCCGGTTATTAATGGAATAGAATTATTAAAAGAAATTCGTGATGCGAGTGATATAAATCGTACTGCATTTTTAATGATAAGTAGCAATGCTACAAGAGAAGATATTGCTTTATTAGCAGAATACGAAATTGATGGATTTTTAAAAAAACCGTTTTCATTTCAGTCTTTGGCTCAAAAAATTCCAAGTTGTATGTATAATTATAATGATCCAAATAATATTGAATCCTATTTTCAAGAGGCAAAATCATATTTAAAAAAAGGGGAAATAAGTATTGCCTTAATAAAATATGAAGGGCTTTTAAGAAAATCTCCTAATTCTTGTCGTGCAAGAATAGGATTGGCAACATGTTATCGCGCATTAAAAAATTATGTAAAAGCAGAAAATTTATGTAAACAAGCGATCGAAAAAAATGGATTATATGTTCAATCTTTTGATGAAATGGGTCGAATATATATGGCGATGAATAAAATAGAAGAAGCAATAAAGTTTTTTAAACAGGCTGTTTCTTTAAGTCCAAATAATCCATTAAGGTATGAAAAAATAACAAATTTACTAATTGAGCAACAAAGATTTAAAGAAGCAGAAGGTTTTTTGGAAACAGCAACTTCTGGTGGTGTTGTTTATACAAATATATACGAGCAATATGGCAGAACATTATTTTATCAAAAAAAGTTAGAAAAAGCTTCATTGTATTTTGAAAAAGCTTTAATTCAAGATCCTAATAATCGAAGTTTGATAAATTTAATGGGTATTTGCTTAAAAGATTTAAATAAATATGAAGAAGCTCTTCGCTATTATAATTCAGCAATAAAAGCATACCCATCTGATACAAAAGTTTTATTTAATAAAGCACTTTGTTTTTTTGAAATGAAAGAATTTGAAAAATCAAAAAAATTATGTGAATATATTCTTACATTAGATCCTAATAATCAAAAAGCAATTAAAAAAATTCAAGAAATTGAATTAATGCCTGCACAATAA
- a CDS encoding ParB-like protein — protein MFKYLKKYFKNCVFFVIVIIFVSCKSSVSDKEIFSYYIQSKCINPTTKTEINYPKCSNNTPENQICSLNLLDLKPTQFNYGQDYVIKLSEKFRNNTSSLQELLCSKPLNVVIGPKAESGFFLTDGHHRVKLVERIANEKSINFTILVKVENNFMLDDPKLDKNVFWNTMIANNNVYLKDKGIIKSSNKLPTKFLELTNDPYRSLVAYIEDDKSKFCFDSSLSTFGNYGEFYWADYFRNYKKLDKYTDRKVYNFYKNKILYFVNLNNGKKENICKLSSAIHLPGYTNQNNKEPTLVIDSINEKGELKNFRTMQMIEKVSKNNIKGLNKLKASGSAQFSENQLNWIIQNTSKNLILVDLRQESHGFINGNPVTWTAPFNWANIGKSKNNILIDESVRLNELLFQDYIAIPTSKNYKNENFNFNDLIKLEINEISREDELASKNQIGYFRLTVTDHSMPSDEDVDEFLSFVKTLKEDTWLHFHCRGGKGRTTTFLAMFDMLFNAHLVSFNDIIQRQSDVKPNYNLLDVKRSRNSSLSLNRLEFLKEFYKFSKDYNNGYKGTWKQWKLQKNS, from the coding sequence ATGTTTAAATATTTAAAGAAATACTTTAAAAATTGTGTTTTTTTTGTTATTGTAATAATATTTGTAAGTTGTAAGTCAAGTGTCTCTGATAAAGAGATTTTTTCATATTATATTCAAAGCAAATGTATCAACCCAACAACTAAAACTGAAATCAATTACCCAAAATGCAGCAATAATACTCCTGAAAATCAAATATGTTCGCTTAATTTGCTAGATCTAAAGCCAACTCAATTTAATTATGGGCAAGATTATGTAATAAAATTAAGCGAAAAATTTCGAAATAACACGAGTTCATTGCAGGAGCTTTTGTGCTCTAAGCCTTTGAATGTTGTGATTGGTCCAAAGGCTGAGTCTGGATTTTTTCTTACAGACGGCCATCATAGAGTGAAATTAGTCGAAAGAATAGCAAATGAGAAATCAATAAACTTTACTATTCTTGTAAAAGTTGAAAATAATTTTATGTTAGATGATCCTAAATTAGATAAGAATGTTTTTTGGAATACAATGATTGCAAATAATAATGTTTATTTAAAAGATAAAGGAATTATTAAGTCTTCAAATAAATTACCAACTAAATTTTTAGAATTAACAAACGATCCATATAGATCGCTTGTAGCCTATATTGAAGACGATAAATCTAAATTTTGTTTTGATTCTTCATTATCAACTTTTGGTAATTATGGGGAGTTTTATTGGGCTGATTATTTTAGAAATTATAAAAAATTAGATAAATATACAGATAGAAAAGTATATAATTTTTATAAAAATAAAATACTTTATTTTGTGAATTTAAATAATGGAAAAAAAGAAAACATTTGTAAATTATCAAGTGCAATTCATTTACCTGGTTATACAAACCAAAATAATAAAGAACCAACTTTAGTTATAGATAGCATTAATGAAAAAGGTGAATTAAAGAATTTTAGAACAATGCAAATGATTGAAAAAGTATCTAAAAATAATATAAAAGGTTTAAATAAATTAAAAGCATCTGGAAGTGCTCAGTTTTCAGAAAATCAATTAAACTGGATTATTCAAAATACGTCTAAAAATCTTATATTAGTTGATTTAAGACAAGAGTCTCATGGTTTTATTAATGGAAATCCTGTGACATGGACGGCTCCTTTTAATTGGGCGAATATTGGTAAATCTAAAAATAATATTTTGATAGATGAATCTGTTAGATTGAATGAGCTTTTGTTTCAAGATTATATTGCCATTCCTACTTCTAAAAACTATAAAAACGAAAACTTTAATTTTAATGATTTAATTAAGTTGGAAATCAATGAAATATCTCGAGAAGATGAATTGGCCAGTAAAAATCAAATTGGTTATTTTCGTTTGACAGTTACAGATCATTCCATGCCATCAGATGAAGATGTAGATGAATTTTTATCATTTGTTAAAACTTTAAAAGAAGATACTTGGCTTCATTTTCATTGCAGGGGAGGAAAGGGTCGTACAACAACATTTCTTGCTATGTTTGATATGTTATTTAATGCACATTTAGTTTCGTTCAATGATATTATTCAGAGACAATCTGATGTTAAGCCAAATTATAACTTATTAGATGTTAAAAGATCCAGAAATTCAAGCCTATCTTTAAATAGACTCGAATTTTTAAAAGAATTTTACAAATTTTCTAAAGATTACAATAATGGCTATAAAGGAACATGGAAACAATGGAAATTACAAAAAAACTCTTAA
- a CDS encoding SDR family NAD(P)-dependent oxidoreductase, which produces MKISEIIKSKPKIIETEKKPIALVTGASSGIGYSFTCLLASKGYDVIAIARDHQRLYELENKLLTKFNAKIYVLPLDLSINNSVDKIAEFLKKENLMVDVLINNAGFGVHGAFHETELQKELNMVNLQIQSTLSLTKLVLPYMQERRSGFILNVGSVYSFSPVPFQSVYGGCKSFLLSFGTSLAHENKKYKINVTTLCPGITQTEFRIRSNIGKNINSIKHKKTSGMSADLVAEQGYKALMRGDLICIPGLTNRIFVQIATHLPTSLFSSALTLVNSFRGVNSKNS; this is translated from the coding sequence ATGAAAATATCGGAAATAATCAAATCGAAACCAAAAATAATTGAAACCGAGAAAAAACCAATTGCCTTAGTTACGGGAGCATCAAGTGGAATTGGTTATTCCTTTACTTGTCTTTTAGCAAGTAAAGGTTATGACGTGATCGCAATAGCAAGAGACCATCAACGTCTTTATGAATTAGAAAATAAATTATTAACTAAATTTAATGCAAAAATTTATGTTCTTCCTTTAGATTTATCAATAAATAATTCGGTTGATAAAATAGCTGAATTTTTAAAAAAAGAAAATTTAATGGTTGATGTTTTAATTAATAATGCTGGATTTGGAGTTCACGGAGCTTTTCACGAAACAGAACTTCAAAAAGAATTAAATATGGTAAATTTACAAATACAATCTACCCTTTCTTTAACAAAGTTAGTTTTACCATATATGCAAGAAAGACGCTCTGGTTTTATACTAAATGTAGGTTCAGTGTATTCATTTAGCCCAGTACCATTCCAATCCGTTTATGGCGGATGTAAATCATTTTTACTTTCATTTGGAACATCTCTAGCTCATGAAAATAAAAAGTACAAAATTAACGTAACAACTCTTTGCCCTGGCATTACACAAACAGAATTTAGAATTCGCTCTAATATAGGTAAAAATATAAATTCAATTAAGCATAAAAAAACCTCTGGCATGAGTGCAGATCTTGTAGCTGAACAAGGCTATAAAGCGCTCATGAGAGGTGATTTAATATGTATTCCTGGATTAACTAATCGTATTTTCGTTCAAATTGCGACTCACTTGCCCACTTCTCTTTTTAGCTCTGCTCTTACTTTGGTGAACAGCTTCAGGGGCGTCAATTCCAAAAACTCCTAA
- the nusG gene encoding transcription termination/antitermination protein NusG has protein sequence MVDPKVSEHETSVKPTSFTHERFKWYAVLTQSGMEKKAKATLEERIKKLKMTDHFGQILIPTMTVEKIDEGGKKKKVEQKMMPGYLFVQMDPNHKATFGCVKDTPKISSFIGSAANQDPKPVPDEEISRIFNRAAEATKAAPSKPLTAFEKGEKVKVIEGPFTNFVGDIDEVKADKMKLRLLISVFGRATPVELEFNKVEKLKDGE, from the coding sequence ATGGTAGATCCAAAAGTAAGTGAACATGAAACTTCAGTAAAACCAACTTCTTTTACACATGAAAGATTCAAATGGTATGCTGTTTTAACTCAATCCGGAATGGAAAAAAAGGCAAAAGCAACTCTTGAAGAACGCATTAAAAAGCTAAAAATGACAGATCATTTTGGCCAAATTTTAATTCCAACAATGACGGTTGAAAAAATTGATGAAGGTGGAAAAAAGAAAAAGGTAGAGCAAAAAATGATGCCTGGATATTTGTTTGTGCAAATGGATCCAAATCATAAAGCAACATTTGGTTGTGTAAAAGATACTCCAAAAATCTCTTCTTTTATTGGTTCAGCTGCAAATCAAGATCCTAAACCAGTGCCAGATGAAGAAATTAGTCGTATTTTCAATCGTGCAGCAGAAGCAACAAAAGCAGCACCTTCTAAACCACTTACAGCCTTTGAAAAGGGTGAAAAAGTAAAAGTGATTGAAGGTCCGTTTACAAACTTTGTTGGTGATATTGATGAAGTTAAAGCTGATAAAATGAAACTTCGTTTACTTATTTCTGTTTTTGGTCGTGCAACACCTGTTGAGTTAGAGTTCAACAAAGTTGAAAAATTAAAAGACGGAGAATAA
- a CDS encoding lysophospholipid acyltransferase family protein: MLDQENAKITSEVIGIKEKKKNKSSIFVNYTNQRLLFQRTFSFLVLIPFCYTIIFIFKFIMGYKIENIKSIRNQFKSILKNKKPLVICANHLTFIDSCLIIWALAPNYWYQFNYKYFSWNLPAGDFFGKKWYYRVIAFLAKCIFIHRDASASHHNEILNICKNLLLKGEIITIFPEGKRSRTGRFEETQMTYGVGKIIQNIPNCRVLCIYVRGDKQETYSNYPLKNSSFYISMNLVTPKTELSGREGCSEIVHQIASVIKTQENDYFFERKAGVIERHENIGNNQIETKNN; the protein is encoded by the coding sequence ATGCTTGATCAAGAGAATGCAAAAATAACTTCAGAAGTCATTGGTATAAAAGAAAAGAAAAAAAATAAAAGTTCCATATTCGTAAATTATACCAACCAACGACTTCTTTTTCAAAGAACGTTTAGTTTTCTAGTTTTAATACCGTTTTGTTATACAATTATTTTTATATTTAAGTTTATTATGGGCTATAAAATAGAAAATATTAAAAGCATTCGCAATCAATTTAAATCGATTCTTAAAAATAAAAAACCATTAGTTATTTGTGCAAATCATCTTACATTTATTGATTCATGTTTAATTATTTGGGCATTAGCACCAAATTATTGGTATCAATTTAATTATAAATATTTTTCTTGGAACTTACCTGCAGGAGATTTTTTTGGTAAAAAATGGTATTATAGAGTCATTGCTTTTTTAGCTAAATGTATTTTCATACACAGAGATGCTTCTGCAAGTCATCATAATGAAATTTTAAACATATGTAAAAATCTCTTACTAAAAGGAGAAATCATAACTATTTTTCCAGAAGGAAAAAGAAGTCGGACAGGAAGATTTGAGGAAACTCAAATGACTTATGGAGTTGGAAAAATCATTCAAAATATTCCTAATTGCAGGGTTCTTTGTATTTATGTTAGAGGCGATAAACAAGAAACCTATTCCAACTATCCACTTAAAAATTCATCCTTTTATATTTCCATGAATCTTGTTACTCCTAAAACTGAATTATCTGGGCGCGAAGGATGCTCTGAGATTGTTCATCAAATTGCAAGTGTTATTAAAACTCAAGAAAATGATTATTTTTTTGAAAGAAAAGCTGGAGTAATTGAAAGACATGAAAATATCGGAAATAATCAAATCGAAACCAAAAATAATTGA
- a CDS encoding FAD-binding oxidoreductase — protein MMKWWGWGDPQKTFPMEDKPNLWSWVCNILALQDKNKISEPVSREQVILPEANINQEFLSEITSKLEANQIYTSDDERLEHAYGKSYADLFYARKGIIKKAPDIIIYPHTHDDVEFIMKSAQAHNVCVIPFGGGTNIVGGVDPRDQTMTAKGMRCIVSLDMKQMDKVISIDTQSQTAIIQAGALGPILESQLCEKGWSLGHYPDSFEFSTLGGWLATRSAGMQSDAYGKIEDMLVSLKMVTPTGTVITRTTPASSAGPDLNRFIVGSEGILGVITEATMRIHKSPEVKDYRGFLFPSFEKGVEAIKECIDKNWIPSMIRLQDEFESQLAFNMKSPKKGFEALIQKQVKKFLLATGYQKPCIMIVGFEGDLKNTQVISQEAVKILKKHRAFSLGKSVGKTWSKDKFNIPYLRDYMMDYAVMVDVAETAAVWSKLLNVYHKTIEEMKKRFAEEDNGTGTGYIGCHISHTYHTGACLYFTYATKQNPNKEMEQYYGYKKLITDTFLKNGATLTHHHAVGYEHSPWMETEVSATGLKALKAVKDVLDPKNICNPGKVLPVEEEMRLGVFGIDAPEAVHQSKSRAKKRSGQVSRNLNENTIS, from the coding sequence ATGATGAAGTGGTGGGGTTGGGGTGATCCTCAAAAAACATTTCCAATGGAAGATAAACCAAATTTATGGTCTTGGGTATGCAACATTTTAGCGTTACAAGATAAAAATAAAATATCTGAGCCTGTTTCAAGAGAGCAAGTGATCCTTCCTGAAGCAAATATAAATCAAGAATTTTTATCTGAAATAACAAGTAAACTAGAAGCAAATCAAATTTATACTTCAGACGACGAAAGATTAGAGCACGCATATGGAAAATCTTATGCAGATCTTTTTTATGCTCGTAAAGGTATTATAAAAAAAGCTCCAGATATCATTATTTATCCCCATACTCATGACGATGTCGAATTTATTATGAAATCTGCTCAAGCTCATAATGTGTGCGTCATTCCATTTGGTGGAGGGACAAATATTGTTGGTGGAGTCGATCCTCGTGATCAAACTATGACTGCAAAAGGAATGCGTTGTATTGTTTCTTTAGACATGAAGCAAATGGACAAAGTAATTTCAATTGATACACAGTCTCAGACTGCCATAATTCAAGCTGGCGCATTAGGTCCTATTTTAGAAAGTCAATTATGTGAAAAAGGTTGGTCTTTAGGACATTATCCAGATTCATTTGAATTTTCTACTTTGGGGGGTTGGCTTGCAACACGTTCTGCAGGTATGCAATCCGATGCTTACGGAAAAATAGAAGACATGCTTGTTTCTTTAAAAATGGTAACACCTACTGGAACCGTTATTACAAGAACAACACCAGCTTCAAGTGCAGGTCCCGATTTAAATCGATTTATTGTTGGCTCGGAAGGAATACTTGGTGTTATTACTGAAGCAACAATGAGAATTCATAAATCACCTGAAGTTAAAGATTATCGTGGCTTTTTGTTTCCTTCTTTTGAAAAAGGGGTGGAAGCAATTAAAGAGTGCATTGATAAAAATTGGATTCCAAGCATGATTCGTTTACAAGATGAATTTGAATCTCAATTGGCTTTTAATATGAAATCTCCTAAAAAAGGATTTGAAGCACTCATTCAAAAGCAAGTAAAAAAATTTCTATTAGCTACAGGGTATCAAAAGCCTTGTATCATGATTGTTGGTTTTGAAGGTGATTTAAAAAATACTCAAGTTATTAGTCAGGAAGCTGTTAAAATATTAAAGAAACATAGAGCCTTTTCATTAGGGAAAAGTGTTGGTAAAACATGGTCAAAAGATAAATTTAATATTCCCTACTTGCGTGATTATATGATGGATTATGCAGTTATGGTTGATGTTGCTGAAACAGCTGCTGTATGGTCAAAACTATTGAACGTTTATCATAAAACAATTGAAGAAATGAAAAAACGTTTTGCTGAAGAAGATAACGGAACAGGAACGGGTTATATTGGATGCCATATATCTCATACATATCATACAGGAGCTTGTTTATATTTTACTTATGCAACAAAACAAAATCCTAATAAAGAAATGGAACAGTATTATGGTTACAAAAAACTAATCACAGATACTTTTCTAAAGAATGGAGCAACATTAACGCATCATCATGCGGTTGGTTATGAACACTCTCCATGGATGGAAACAGAAGTTTCAGCTACAGGATTAAAAGCATTAAAGGCAGTAAAAGATGTTTTAGATCCTAAAAATATTTGTAATCCTGGAAAAGTATTACCAGTTGAAGAAGAAATGAGATTAGGAGTTTTTGGAATTGACGCCCCTGAAGCTGTTCACCAAAGTAAGAGCAGAGCTAAAAAGAGAAGTGGGCAAGTGAGTCGCAATTTGAACGAAAATACGATTAGTTAA
- a CDS encoding laccase domain-containing protein → MRLLSHLNETEYPFFIPKSFLQSISLEKFSLNFDPFSSLLEKESIPLNGLKSSVTYSLNEQLSKSFTVKAFHSNIIARASENSPEADAQFIVAPFSNLSSIFQGKQHLGLRTADCLAVVFSFENKEYFAGAISHAGWRGYSSGILQNTIEKLKNETKLLGISASELLTGLKVHIAPAIFGVSYECGQEVNEALLKHGNNLFSKYSNQSQFQDLYNKLINLNQDPELSLVINDLLIKNQQSIYIPCKIFPDLQLLAALECFLSGIPHENIEILRENTYSHPALFSFREASHKKTNASHRQWTHLSFPSIPRNLI, encoded by the coding sequence ATGAGGTTATTGTCTCATTTAAATGAAACGGAATATCCATTTTTTATTCCTAAAAGTTTTTTGCAAAGTATTTCTTTGGAAAAATTTTCTTTAAATTTTGATCCTTTTTCTTCCTTATTAGAAAAAGAATCTATTCCATTAAATGGTTTAAAAAGTTCTGTTACTTATTCATTAAATGAACAATTATCTAAATCTTTTACGGTGAAAGCATTTCATAGCAATATAATTGCAAGAGCGTCTGAAAACTCTCCCGAGGCAGATGCTCAATTTATTGTTGCCCCTTTTTCAAATCTTTCTTCTATTTTTCAAGGCAAACAACATTTAGGATTACGCACAGCCGATTGTCTTGCAGTTGTTTTTAGTTTTGAAAATAAAGAGTACTTTGCTGGCGCTATTAGTCACGCAGGTTGGCGAGGGTATTCTTCTGGTATCTTACAAAATACAATAGAAAAACTTAAAAATGAAACTAAATTGCTTGGCATAAGTGCTTCTGAATTATTAACTGGTTTAAAAGTACACATCGCTCCCGCTATTTTTGGTGTATCTTATGAATGTGGGCAAGAGGTAAATGAAGCTCTTTTAAAGCATGGAAATAATTTATTTTCGAAATACTCTAACCAGTCCCAATTTCAGGATTTATACAATAAATTAATAAATTTAAATCAGGATCCTGAGCTTTCGCTTGTTATTAATGATCTTCTCATAAAAAATCAGCAATCTATTTATATTCCTTGTAAAATATTTCCAGATTTGCAGCTATTAGCTGCTCTTGAATGTTTTCTTTCTGGGATTCCTCATGAGAACATTGAGATTTTGAGAGAAAATACTTATAGTCATCCAGCCCTTTTTAGTTTTCGCGAGGCAAGTCATAAAAAGACGAATGCGAGCCATCGACAATGGACTCACTTGAGTTTTCCTTCTATTCCTAGGAATCTCATTTAA
- the rlmB gene encoding 23S rRNA (guanosine(2251)-2'-O)-methyltransferase RlmB, translating to MVYKKREGSPSRSKSSSKTGKFDKKGNSRSDRNSSDSRAPRSDKNSSDSRAPRSERNSSDSRAPRSDRNSSDSRAPRSDRFSTDSRAPRPDRNSSDRRSPRSDRFSTDSRAPRPEKRDYTSSPERNRVMNERPQKLERKDFSSPLRAKKGMPKEIFIWGRRTVEAFLENLHQQSKDIDSSKYGLHIIVDKSHKAPSQLKPSVESAKLLGIKIVPHDSAEETWPLADASEELNHQRICLKVPEYPIQNIVEAINHVKAANENSEHGCVGIVLDQIQDPRNFGAIIRSAAFFGVKFVVYGTDRQADISSLVLKTSAGGAFSISLIPAVNINRTLQQLKEAGAWIAGAALAENAVALNTVPKDRAWVAVMGNEGKGLRNEVLKNCDYVVQIPGGQGTVDSLNVSVAAGIMIHALSK from the coding sequence AACAGGGAAGTTTGATAAAAAGGGAAATTCAAGATCGGATAGAAACTCATCCGACAGCAGAGCGCCAAGATCAGACAAAAACTCATCCGATAGCAGAGCTCCTAGATCAGAAAGAAACTCATCTGACAGCAGAGCGCCTAGATCAGATAGAAACTCATCTGACAGCAGAGCTCCTAGATCGGACAGATTTTCAACAGACAGCAGAGCACCACGTCCTGACAGAAATTCATCAGATAGAAGATCGCCAAGATCGGATAGATTTTCAACCGACAGTAGAGCACCACGTCCTGAAAAAAGAGATTATACCTCTTCTCCAGAACGCAATCGCGTTATGAATGAAAGACCGCAAAAATTGGAAAGAAAAGATTTTTCTTCCCCTCTTAGAGCAAAAAAGGGAATGCCAAAAGAAATCTTTATTTGGGGCCGCAGAACGGTTGAAGCATTCTTAGAAAATCTTCATCAACAATCGAAAGATATTGATAGTTCCAAATATGGTCTTCACATCATTGTAGATAAATCTCACAAAGCACCTTCTCAATTAAAGCCTTCTGTTGAATCTGCAAAACTTTTAGGAATTAAAATTGTTCCTCATGATTCCGCAGAAGAAACATGGCCTTTAGCGGATGCATCCGAAGAATTAAATCACCAACGTATTTGTTTGAAAGTTCCTGAGTATCCTATTCAAAATATTGTAGAAGCAATTAATCATGTAAAAGCGGCGAACGAAAATTCAGAGCATGGTTGTGTTGGAATTGTATTGGATCAAATTCAAGATCCACGTAATTTTGGTGCTATTATTCGTAGTGCTGCTTTTTTTGGTGTAAAATTTGTTGTTTACGGTACTGATAGACAAGCAGATATTTCTTCATTGGTATTAAAAACTTCAGCAGGCGGAGCATTTTCTATTTCTTTGATTCCAGCCGTAAATATTAATAGAACTTTACAGCAATTAAAAGAAGCCGGCGCTTGGATAGCAGGGGCTGCTTTGGCTGAAAATGCAGTCGCTTTAAATACAGTTCCGAAAGACAGAGCATGGGTTGCTGTTATGGGGAACGAAGGAAAAGGTCTGCGTAACGAAGTGTTAAAAAATTGTGATTATGTTGTTCAAATACCTGGCGGCCAAGGAACAGTAGATTCATTAAATGTAAGTGTTGCTGCTGGAATTATGATTCATGCTCTTTCAAAATAA